The following are encoded together in the Pleurocapsa sp. FMAR1 genome:
- a CDS encoding iron uptake porin gives MSRFWVKARLIVPICTTYLSLSPSIEAAELPKLLGVNLNQHQQFMPQVLHRQAEDISNFYSEKNNRTLLLTQINSVDQLRDLKSTDWAYAALKNLSDRYGCISGYSDRTFRGEQPISRFEFAAGLNNCLSKIESLISNSDSVPQTDVDLVSRLIQEFQSDLAILKGKTDGSQARLQDLEATQFSTTSKLQGEAIFGLGSLLAGDRDSTVLGSRLRLNIETSFGGDDLLLTRLSSLNFPGFSEETGTFQGELAFADPEQDDFQLEVLQYTFGVGDKVDFILGATGTEADDIADTINVLDGDGGSGAISRFGTRNPIYYQTGDAGLGIVGRPIEQIEISAGYLASTANDSNSGSGLFNGSYSALGQIAIAPIDSLKLAATYIHSYDQSDTETGTNRANLQSQTAKLLGEQAQTVSNSYGLELSWSISDRLIIGGWGGFSKVNSLSNLNQQIERGTQNIWNWAATLALPDLGKEGNLAGIVVGSEPTVTNSSINNDNFGEDSQRSLHLEAFYQYQVNDNIAITPGVVWITKPDTDIDSNDLVVGTIRTTFSF, from the coding sequence ATGTCTAGATTCTGGGTCAAAGCTAGGCTAATAGTGCCTATTTGTACTACTTACCTATCGTTATCTCCGAGTATCGAAGCTGCTGAATTACCAAAATTGCTCGGCGTTAACTTGAATCAGCATCAACAATTCATGCCACAGGTTTTGCACCGTCAAGCAGAAGATATTAGCAATTTTTACTCAGAAAAAAACAATAGGACACTATTGTTAACTCAAATTAATAGCGTCGATCAGCTACGAGATCTCAAATCTACAGATTGGGCTTACGCAGCATTAAAAAACTTGAGCGATCGCTATGGTTGCATTAGCGGATATAGCGATCGCACTTTTCGAGGAGAACAACCTATTTCTCGTTTTGAGTTTGCAGCAGGATTAAATAATTGTCTAAGCAAAATCGAAAGTTTAATTAGCAATTCTGATAGCGTTCCCCAAACAGATGTAGATCTTGTTTCACGGTTAATACAGGAATTTCAGTCAGATTTAGCCATTCTTAAGGGGAAAACAGACGGCTCTCAGGCAAGATTACAAGATTTAGAAGCTACGCAATTTTCTACTACCAGTAAACTTCAGGGTGAGGCAATTTTTGGACTAGGTAGCCTTTTAGCTGGCGATCGCGATAGTACGGTTTTAGGTAGTAGATTACGATTAAATATAGAAACTAGCTTTGGGGGAGACGATCTACTATTAACTAGATTGTCTAGTTTAAATTTTCCTGGCTTTTCCGAGGAAACTGGCACTTTCCAGGGTGAATTAGCTTTTGCCGACCCAGAACAAGATGATTTTCAATTAGAAGTCTTGCAGTACACTTTTGGCGTGGGTGATAAAGTTGACTTTATTTTAGGAGCAACAGGAACAGAGGCAGACGATATTGCCGATACAATAAACGTCTTAGATGGAGATGGAGGTTCGGGTGCAATTTCCAGATTCGGTACACGCAATCCTATTTACTATCAGACTGGGGATGCGGGGTTAGGAATTGTGGGTCGTCCTATCGAACAAATTGAAATTAGTGCGGGTTATTTGGCTTCTACTGCTAATGACTCAAATTCAGGCAGTGGCTTGTTTAATGGTTCATATAGCGCGCTGGGGCAAATTGCGATCGCCCCAATCGACAGTCTAAAATTGGCTGCCACCTATATTCATAGTTACGATCAAAGCGACACCGAGACAGGAACCAATCGAGCTAATTTGCAATCTCAAACTGCCAAGTTACTAGGAGAACAAGCACAAACTGTGAGCAATTCCTATGGGCTAGAGCTATCTTGGTCAATTAGCGATCGCCTGATCATTGGTGGTTGGGGAGGATTTAGTAAGGTTAATAGTCTTAGCAATCTCAATCAACAAATTGAGCGGGGAACCCAAAATATCTGGAACTGGGCTGCAACTTTGGCATTACCCGACTTAGGCAAGGAAGGTAACTTGGCAGGAATTGTAGTGGGTTCAGAACCTACGGTAACCAATTCAAGCATCAACAATGATAATTTTGGCGAAGATAGTCAACGCTCCCTACACCTAGAAGCTTTTTATCAATATCAGGTTAATGATAATATTGCTATCACTCCAGGAGTAGTTTGGATTACTAAACCCGATACCGATATCGACTCTAATGATTTGGTTGTTGGCACAATTAGGACTACCTTTAGTTTTTAG
- a CDS encoding DUF3119 family protein: MKTNNPSEVVELSPSYRIPLFLIAGACALALVSLWLAGVCALLGLFLTIQTILIRLQFTDEALNVLRSGKVILSFPYSEWLNWEIFWSPIPILFYFREVNSIHFLPIIFDSKTLLDCLNKYYPRERKLYS, translated from the coding sequence ATCAAAACTAACAATCCCAGCGAAGTCGTCGAACTTTCACCAAGCTACAGAATTCCTCTATTTTTAATAGCGGGAGCTTGCGCTTTAGCTTTAGTTTCTCTGTGGTTAGCTGGAGTTTGCGCTTTACTTGGTCTATTTTTAACAATACAAACAATTTTAATTAGACTGCAATTTACGGATGAAGCTCTAAACGTCCTGCGCTCAGGCAAGGTTATTTTAAGCTTTCCCTATAGTGAATGGTTGAATTGGGAAATCTTTTGGTCACCTATTCCCATCTTGTTTTACTTTCGAGAAGTTAACAGCATTCATTTCTTGCCAATTATTTTTGATTCTAAAACCTTATTAGATTGCTTGAATAAATACTATCCTCGTGAAAGAAAATTATACTCATAG
- a CDS encoding MlaE family lipid ABC transporter permease subunit — protein sequence MSSTSNNEFQIWLQRSLAALFLTGQVVVHLLKGKINRRNTIEQMVIVGPDSLTIALATSIFVGMVFTIQVAREFLNFGAVQAIGGVLALALSRELAPVLTAVVLAARVGSAFAAEIGTMKVTEQIDALYVLKSDPIDYLVIPRLLACCLMLPMLTMLSLVVGLIGGILVATGFYNVSYVIFIESIQSFIQVWDIVSALIKAVVFGALIAIVGCNWGLTTIGGARGVGESTTTAVVMALSAIFISNFFMSLLMFQGLSR from the coding sequence AGGTTGTTGTTCATTTGCTCAAAGGAAAAATAAATCGCCGCAACACCATAGAACAAATGGTAATAGTTGGACCAGATTCTTTAACAATTGCTCTGGCAACATCAATTTTTGTCGGCATGGTATTTACAATACAAGTCGCTCGCGAGTTTTTAAATTTTGGCGCAGTACAGGCAATTGGAGGTGTTTTGGCTTTAGCGTTAAGCAGAGAACTAGCTCCCGTACTGACAGCGGTAGTGCTAGCTGCTAGAGTTGGTTCAGCATTTGCAGCCGAGATTGGTACTATGAAGGTCACCGAACAAATTGATGCTCTGTATGTGCTAAAAAGTGACCCCATTGACTATCTGGTGATTCCTCGTCTGCTGGCTTGCTGCCTGATGCTACCAATGTTGACCATGCTTTCTTTAGTTGTCGGTTTGATTGGGGGCATTCTGGTGGCAACGGGTTTTTATAATGTTTCTTATGTAATCTTTATCGAGTCCATACAAAGTTTTATTCAGGTATGGGATATAGTTAGTGCTTTAATCAAAGCAGTTGTTTTTGGAGCATTGATCGCTATTGTTGGCTGCAATTGGGGATTAACCACCATAGGGGGAGCTAGAGGAGTGGGAGAATCAACCACTACGGCAGTAGTTATGGCATTGAGCGCAATTTTTATTTCTAACTTTTTTATGTCCTTGCTAATGTTTCAAGGTTTAAGTCGTTAG
- a CDS encoding DUF3086 domain-containing protein, producing the protein MNSENPSIPESDNTNSESIELDTELQPDQKESISQSYTDAWSKQDNVINVTIDSELSADDSLPVDNSQGKVEPLNVLEQSELNQNEISTKPSNVDSELDTAAKSFKTEPELFVDSWLDEPESNISANGNSVKKNQASDDREIISLKEQKVDLQSEIKALQEQKEKLLLQQVKDIQQSIGQMIEEGTKELQARKTALQIEIEKLERRKERINQEMRRNFAGSSQELALRVQGFKNYLVGSLQDLATAAEKLELEPREVSSPKSRGRIRDRENPRRDEPERDRGRRGERELRRNRNTSDQATSAQAQFSEPTFTDQSRRIRQLLDKYRNSPDYYGSPWQLRRTFEATHAKRVQNWFFSQGGRGTVDSMGSRLQNILVASAAVSILHSLYGDSCRILVLTDTPENLGEWRKGLQDCLGISRNSFGTNRGVVLFDSPEVLVQRAERLIQDKLLPMIIIDETEEILNLSVLKFPLWLAFASGAKSTSSNYLY; encoded by the coding sequence ATGAATTCTGAAAACCCTTCCATTCCCGAATCAGACAATACCAATTCTGAATCTATTGAGCTAGACACTGAACTACAACCAGACCAAAAAGAATCAATTTCGCAAAGCTATACTGATGCTTGGTCTAAACAAGATAATGTGATTAATGTGACTATAGACTCAGAACTTTCAGCCGATGATTCTCTTCCAGTGGATAATTCTCAGGGTAAAGTTGAACCTTTAAATGTTTTGGAGCAGTCAGAATTAAATCAGAACGAAATATCAACTAAGCCCAGCAATGTCGATAGTGAACTAGATACTGCTGCAAAAAGCTTCAAAACTGAACCAGAATTATTTGTAGATAGCTGGTTAGATGAACCTGAGTCAAATATATCAGCCAACGGTAATTCTGTTAAAAAAAACCAGGCTTCAGATGATCGCGAGATAATTAGCTTAAAAGAGCAAAAAGTTGATCTCCAAAGTGAAATTAAAGCATTACAAGAGCAAAAAGAAAAATTACTGTTACAGCAGGTAAAAGATATCCAACAAAGCATTGGACAGATGATTGAAGAGGGAACAAAAGAACTACAAGCTCGCAAAACGGCTCTGCAAATTGAGATTGAAAAACTAGAACGGCGTAAAGAAAGAATTAATCAGGAGATGAGACGTAATTTTGCAGGTTCATCCCAAGAGTTAGCCCTTAGAGTTCAGGGATTTAAAAACTATTTGGTCGGTAGTCTTCAAGATTTAGCCACAGCAGCAGAAAAACTAGAGTTAGAACCCAGAGAAGTTTCTTCCCCTAAAAGCCGTGGGAGAATTAGAGACAGAGAAAATCCTCGCAGAGATGAGCCAGAAAGAGATAGAGGTAGACGAGGGGAGAGGGAACTTCGCCGAAATAGAAACACCTCAGACCAAGCAACCTCTGCACAAGCTCAGTTTTCTGAACCCACTTTTACCGATCAAAGTAGACGCATTCGTCAGCTATTAGATAAATATCGTAATAGCCCCGATTATTATGGCTCTCCTTGGCAATTACGCCGTACATTTGAAGCTACTCACGCCAAAAGAGTTCAGAATTGGTTTTTCTCTCAAGGCGGTAGAGGCACAGTTGACAGTATGGGAAGCCGTCTGCAAAATATCCTGGTAGCCTCAGCAGCAGTTTCAATTCTCCATAGTCTGTATGGAGATAGCTGTAGAATTCTTGTGTTGACAGATACGCCCGAAAACTTAGGTGAATGGCGCAAAGGATTACAAGATTGTTTAGGTATCTCGCGAAATAGCTTTGGTACTAATCGAGGCGTAGTCTTGTTTGATTCTCCTGAAGTTTTGGTTCAAAGAGCCGAGCGTCTGATTCAAGACAAATTATTACCCATGATTATCATTGATGAGACTGAAGAAATATTGAATTTATCTGTTCTCAAGTTTCCTCTTTGGCTGGCGTTTGCTTCTGGGGCTAAGTCAACATCTTCTAATTATTTGTATTAG